In Granulicella cerasi, the following proteins share a genomic window:
- a CDS encoding DUF4297 domain-containing protein, with amino-acid sequence MSGGSRLGQIEPRERAGAQTARKYEYQYERTARATLNLLTSHQKHLCVYCDWHDDFVIELEGVEAVYEFHQVKGRKLSQGPWSFREFFGVSQPRTSKKAKSPKSGKPAKVSDDAIFIRMLQHRRNFGAACSALAFVTNSGLEPGLTSFLAAIKAAGSAAGLTGEQKGTFERLAQAYEAAKLVPSPRDLFDWLRELRMLTDQGNLESAEQALLELADVIVNFSEIELLQRQSKQIAREVVSQVRRKVAHTSTIVPASDETLRAEKGLVVTDLLSTLSLSSQAYEQLRKGDSTDAVKTLSRLQRYCQKHGWSEHLVNICDFKSQWDVWRTVERHALTKVDYILLEEKAMSLLRQNLSLVELVTEAKDIAKQFAGLTGTSLTADHVLGLFFSLAAQSESLADTEGTAAL; translated from the coding sequence GTGAGTGGCGGAAGTCGACTGGGTCAAATTGAGCCGCGCGAGAGGGCTGGGGCGCAAACGGCCCGTAAGTACGAGTACCAATATGAGCGGACTGCTCGGGCCACTCTAAACCTGCTCACGAGCCACCAAAAGCATCTCTGCGTCTACTGTGATTGGCACGACGATTTCGTCATCGAACTCGAAGGTGTCGAGGCGGTGTACGAGTTCCACCAAGTTAAGGGCCGGAAGCTGTCACAGGGGCCATGGAGCTTTCGCGAGTTTTTCGGGGTGTCACAACCTCGAACTTCTAAAAAGGCGAAGTCTCCAAAATCTGGGAAGCCTGCGAAAGTTTCGGATGACGCGATTTTCATACGCATGCTGCAACACCGCAGGAACTTCGGAGCTGCGTGCTCTGCCTTAGCTTTCGTTACGAACTCAGGTCTAGAGCCGGGTCTCACCAGCTTTCTTGCAGCGATAAAAGCCGCTGGTTCCGCGGCGGGCCTTACCGGCGAACAAAAGGGTACATTCGAGCGTTTGGCCCAAGCATACGAAGCAGCAAAGCTAGTTCCTTCCCCTAGAGATCTTTTTGACTGGCTCCGCGAGCTGCGGATGCTTACCGACCAGGGGAACCTGGAAAGTGCAGAGCAAGCTCTGCTGGAACTCGCTGACGTGATCGTGAATTTTAGCGAGATCGAGCTGCTCCAACGGCAGTCTAAGCAGATCGCTCGGGAAGTCGTTTCCCAAGTGCGCCGGAAAGTGGCACACACGAGCACGATCGTTCCGGCGTCCGACGAAACCTTACGCGCGGAAAAAGGCTTGGTTGTCACCGATCTGCTGAGTACGCTCAGTCTCTCTTCTCAAGCCTATGAACAGCTACGAAAGGGCGACTCGACGGACGCAGTCAAGACTCTTTCCCGTCTGCAGCGTTACTGCCAGAAGCATGGATGGTCAGAACACTTGGTCAACATCTGTGACTTTAAGTCTCAATGGGACGTCTGGCGAACGGTTGAGCGTCACGCACTCACCAAGGTCGATTACATCCTCCTAGAGGAGAAAGCAATGTCACTACTCAGACAAAATCTTTCCTTGGTGGAGCTCGTCACGGAGGCAAAAGACATTGCAAAACAGTTTGCAGGTCTGACTGGGACCTCCCTTACCGCAGATCACGTGTTGGGGCTATTTTTCTCCTTGGCTGCTCAATCAGAATCACTGGCGGATACGGAGGGGACAGCAGCCCTATGA
- a CDS encoding polynucleotide kinase-phosphatase has protein sequence MNISIPELSLVLLVGPSGSGKSTFARKHFLPTEVISSDFCRALVSDDENDQSATGDAFDVLHTLVRKRLARGKLVVVDATNVQPESRKSLIALAKEFHVFAEAIVFDLPERLCQDRNKVRPDRQFGSHVIHNQLQQLRRSMRGLEREGIRHLFKLTSPEEVDSITIDRHLLWNNKKSEHGPFDIIGDVHGCFDELVELMSKLGYEVKATNDTYAVTSPPDRKLVFVGDLVDRGPGTVQVLRLVSAMVESGQAFCVPGNHDIKLVRALRGKDVKRTHGLAETMEQLETETQEFRDYVSKFLDGLVSHYVFDNGNLVVAHAGLKESMQGRGSGAVREFALFGETTGETDEFGLPVRYNWAADYRGKALVVYGHTPVAEPLSLNNTVNIDTGCVFGGKLTAFRYPEREMVSVPAHKTYYEPARPFLLETTQQERDTQQIHDDVLDIEDVVGKRLIDTRLLPKITIREENAIAALEVMSRFACDPKWLIYLPPTMSPSETSQRTDLLEHPDEAFAFYRKEGISTVVCEQKHMGSRAVVVVCKDECVSLKRFGVSEPSLGVVYTRTGRQFFEDAALEKAFLERTRDAASGADLWNHLGTDWLCLDCELMPWSAKAQELLQKQYAPVGNGGVKTLHAEIEALEAASGHVSGLEALMQRTRDRLGAVDGYVREYRQYCWPVKGLADLKLAPFHLLASEGAVHTDKPHTWHMETLTGLCMQDTEILLATPYRVVDLADTASCHDAVAWWTEMTSHGREGMVVKPLDFISRGRRGVTQPAMKCRGPEYLRIIYGPEYLLPGNLERLRSRAVGAKRSLAFREFSLGIEALERFVRREPLRRTHECVFGVLALESEPIDPRL, from the coding sequence GTGAACATCAGCATTCCAGAACTGTCACTCGTCCTCCTGGTCGGTCCGTCAGGATCAGGCAAATCTACATTTGCACGGAAGCACTTCCTTCCAACGGAAGTCATCTCGTCGGATTTCTGCAGAGCCCTCGTATCAGATGATGAAAACGATCAGTCTGCCACAGGCGATGCGTTTGATGTGCTGCATACCTTGGTGAGGAAGCGACTGGCTCGCGGAAAGCTCGTCGTCGTGGATGCGACGAACGTGCAGCCAGAATCCCGGAAGTCTCTGATCGCCCTGGCGAAAGAGTTCCATGTCTTTGCGGAGGCGATCGTCTTCGACCTTCCAGAGCGCCTCTGCCAGGATCGCAATAAGGTTCGCCCGGACCGGCAGTTCGGTTCTCATGTCATTCACAATCAGCTTCAGCAGCTACGCAGGTCGATGCGCGGTCTAGAGCGTGAAGGCATTCGCCACCTCTTCAAACTCACCTCGCCTGAAGAGGTGGATTCCATCACGATCGATCGCCATTTGCTCTGGAACAACAAGAAGAGCGAGCATGGGCCTTTCGACATCATCGGCGATGTGCATGGCTGCTTTGACGAACTCGTCGAACTGATGTCGAAGCTGGGGTACGAGGTCAAAGCGACGAACGACACGTACGCGGTCACGTCCCCTCCCGACCGCAAGCTCGTCTTCGTAGGCGATCTCGTTGATCGTGGGCCTGGAACGGTGCAGGTCCTTCGGCTCGTTTCTGCAATGGTTGAATCGGGTCAGGCATTCTGCGTACCCGGAAACCATGACATCAAGCTCGTTCGTGCGTTGCGTGGTAAGGATGTGAAGCGCACTCATGGCCTCGCTGAAACGATGGAGCAGCTTGAGACAGAAACGCAGGAGTTTCGGGACTACGTTTCCAAGTTCCTCGACGGTTTGGTGAGCCACTATGTCTTCGACAACGGGAACCTTGTCGTTGCGCATGCAGGCTTAAAGGAATCCATGCAGGGACGCGGATCAGGCGCTGTCCGCGAGTTTGCGCTTTTCGGCGAGACGACCGGCGAAACCGATGAGTTCGGGCTACCGGTGCGTTACAACTGGGCGGCAGACTATCGGGGAAAGGCGCTGGTTGTGTACGGGCACACGCCCGTGGCGGAGCCACTCTCACTGAACAACACAGTTAACATCGACACTGGATGCGTTTTCGGCGGGAAGCTCACTGCGTTCCGTTATCCGGAGCGCGAGATGGTGTCTGTCCCTGCGCACAAGACATACTACGAACCTGCGCGTCCTTTTCTCCTCGAGACAACACAACAGGAGCGAGACACACAGCAGATTCATGATGACGTGCTCGACATCGAAGATGTTGTCGGCAAACGGCTCATCGACACACGGCTGCTACCAAAGATCACGATCCGCGAAGAGAATGCCATCGCAGCGCTGGAAGTGATGAGTCGCTTTGCGTGCGATCCGAAGTGGCTCATCTATTTGCCTCCCACCATGTCTCCGTCCGAGACGAGTCAGCGAACGGACCTTCTGGAGCATCCTGACGAAGCGTTCGCCTTCTATCGCAAAGAAGGCATCTCAACCGTGGTTTGCGAACAGAAGCACATGGGCTCCCGCGCGGTAGTTGTGGTGTGTAAGGACGAGTGCGTTTCGTTGAAGCGCTTCGGTGTTTCCGAGCCTTCGCTTGGTGTGGTCTATACGCGCACTGGACGCCAATTCTTCGAGGACGCCGCACTGGAGAAAGCATTCCTTGAGCGTACCCGCGACGCTGCGTCCGGCGCGGACTTGTGGAACCATCTCGGTACAGACTGGCTCTGCCTTGACTGTGAACTGATGCCTTGGTCTGCAAAGGCTCAGGAGCTTCTCCAGAAACAATATGCTCCAGTGGGCAATGGTGGTGTGAAGACCCTTCACGCTGAAATAGAAGCTTTGGAAGCTGCCAGTGGTCACGTATCAGGGCTGGAAGCATTGATGCAGAGAACGCGAGATCGACTTGGCGCGGTCGATGGCTACGTTCGCGAGTACAGACAGTATTGCTGGCCTGTGAAGGGATTGGCCGATCTCAAGTTGGCTCCGTTCCACTTGTTGGCTAGTGAAGGTGCTGTGCATACAGATAAACCGCATACGTGGCACATGGAGACTTTGACAGGTCTCTGTATGCAGGACACGGAGATTCTGCTCGCGACTCCGTATCGGGTTGTAGACTTGGCCGACACCGCGAGCTGTCACGATGCCGTCGCGTGGTGGACTGAAATGACCTCGCATGGCCGCGAGGGAATGGTGGTGAAGCCTTTGGACTTCATAAGCCGTGGGCGTCGAGGTGTCACGCAACCAGCAATGAAGTGTCGCGGCCCAGAATATCTGCGCATCATCTATGGCCCGGAGTACCTCTTACCGGGCAATCTCGAGCGTCTGCGTTCGCGGGCTGTCGGAGCCAAACGGTCTCTCGCGTTCCGTGAGTTTTCACTCGGTATTGAAGCCTTGGAGAGGTTCGTTCGGCGCGAACCACTGCGGAGGACTCATGAATGCGTGTTCGGAGTTCTTGCGCTAGAAAGCGAGCCTATCGATCCTCGTCTATAA
- a CDS encoding Fic family protein → MRWNWQQGDWPDFRWHTEVMAQAEQDFLRGAGVLVGSAKHLNDDARQQVMVESMSAEALTTSEIEGEILNRANVQSSIQRQLGLISDRRRVKPAEQGISELMVDLYRGIDGLLTEDQLFAWHRMVGAGRTDLRDIGCYRTSVEPMQVISGASYSPKVHFEAPPSSQVLKEMKRFIGWFNRTAPEGGSRLPALTRAGVAHLYFESIHPFEDGNGRIGRAIAEKALIQGFGQPIIVALARSILAHHSDYYRALEQANGSNEVTKWLRWFGAIALEAQRRTIADIDFVIHKAKLLDSVRGRINPRQQKVLLRMLQEGPEGFVGGMSAKKYSTIAGTPPATTTRDLAGLVETGAFIRSGELKHTRYALNIPVTKIPRVTIDGTGEIISSS, encoded by the coding sequence ATGCGCTGGAACTGGCAACAAGGCGATTGGCCCGATTTCCGCTGGCACACCGAAGTGATGGCACAGGCTGAGCAGGACTTTTTGCGCGGCGCTGGCGTCTTGGTCGGTTCAGCAAAACATCTGAATGACGACGCACGGCAACAAGTGATGGTTGAGTCGATGAGTGCAGAAGCTCTAACCACTTCAGAGATCGAGGGCGAAATCCTCAATCGCGCCAACGTCCAGTCGTCCATTCAGCGCCAACTTGGCCTGATCTCGGATCGTCGCAGGGTCAAGCCTGCTGAACAGGGAATCTCGGAGCTGATGGTTGATCTCTACCGCGGCATCGACGGCTTGCTGACCGAGGATCAACTCTTCGCATGGCACCGAATGGTCGGCGCGGGGAGAACTGACCTGCGAGACATCGGTTGCTACCGCACAAGCGTTGAACCAATGCAGGTGATCTCTGGCGCGAGCTATTCGCCCAAAGTCCACTTTGAAGCACCGCCCTCGTCTCAAGTTCTCAAGGAGATGAAGAGGTTCATCGGGTGGTTCAACAGGACCGCTCCCGAAGGTGGATCAAGACTACCGGCCCTCACCCGGGCCGGCGTCGCTCATTTGTACTTTGAGTCCATCCATCCCTTCGAGGACGGAAATGGACGCATCGGCAGGGCGATCGCAGAGAAGGCACTCATCCAGGGTTTCGGCCAGCCCATTATCGTTGCCCTGGCGCGTTCGATCCTTGCCCACCACAGCGACTACTACCGCGCGCTGGAACAGGCGAATGGGAGCAATGAAGTCACCAAGTGGCTACGCTGGTTCGGTGCTATCGCGCTCGAAGCTCAGCGCCGGACCATCGCTGACATCGACTTTGTCATTCACAAGGCAAAATTGCTCGACAGTGTTCGCGGACGGATCAACCCGCGTCAGCAGAAGGTTCTCTTGCGCATGTTGCAAGAAGGTCCGGAGGGTTTCGTGGGTGGCATGAGCGCGAAGAAGTACAGCACCATAGCAGGAACACCTCCTGCTACTACTACGCGCGACTTGGCAGGGCTCGTCGAAACGGGCGCCTTCATCCGTTCAGGTGAGCTCAAGCACACGCGATATGCGCTGAATATTCCTGTCACGAAGATCCCGCGCGTGACGATCGATGGAACAGGCGAGATCATTTCAAGCTCCTAG